One genomic segment of Ricinus communis isolate WT05 ecotype wild-type chromosome 5, ASM1957865v1, whole genome shotgun sequence includes these proteins:
- the LOC8268109 gene encoding uncharacterized protein LOC8268109: MSLPLGKLTILVGAGILGSVLAKEGRLSSVPDFVSGAFKIAFKQISREDSTSSSNGKPINASLMAQVNSLRQELQLLASNRPVTIVTASGTGAGAGKYGTIVLIVVVGYGYVWWKGWKLPDMMFATRRSLSDACTSIAQQLENVYASIRSTKRELSSNIEHLDSTLNEVAALTSNTREKVTELLEDSSRFDQDVRNVRQTVQTLGMKISRIEEKQGLTMHGVKKLVDYTYNLENNLLQENTQAASSSSRITFPSKNALPPPSNEPTSPSVSNGSLEVQRPLNATPSVAVQKSNGILGAVEISNSPGISNGIIAPEGTNNGSSSWFRSTYLTRIRSATSTVLHRTSSSTQQS; this comes from the exons ATGTCTCTCCCTCTCGGCAAATTAACCATCCTCGTCGGTGCAG gTATACTTGGCTCTGTTCTTGCAAAAGAAGGGCGCTTGTCCAGTGTTCCCGATTTTGTTTCAGGTGCATTCAAG ATTGCTTTTAAGCAAATTTCACGGGAGGATTCTACTTCATCATCAAATGGCAAGCCAATTAATGCCTCTTTGATGGCTCAG GTCAACAGTCTTCGGCAGGAGTTGCAATTGTTAGCATCAAACAGACCAGTAACAATTGTAACTGCAAGTGGGACAG GTGCAGGTGCAGGTAAATATGGCACAATTGTTCTAATTGTTGTAGTTGGATATGGCTATGTTTGGTGGAAG GGTTGGAAACTTCCTGACATGATGTTTGCAACAAGGCGTAGTTTATCTGATGCTTGCACTTCCATAGCCCAACAGCTTGAGAATGTTTATGCGTCCATCAGG aGTACTAAGAGGGAATTGTCTTCAAATATTGAACACTTAGATTCTACTTTAAATGAGGTTGCTGCACTCACTTCTAATACACGAGAAAAG GTTACTGAACTGTTAGAAGATTCATCAAGGTTTGATCAAGACGTTCGAAATGTCCGTCAAACTGTTCAGACGCTG GGAATGAAAATCAGTAGAATAGAAGAGAAGCAG GGATTGACAATGCATGGAGTAAAGAAGTTGGTTGACTACACTTACAATTTGGAAAATAACTTGCTTCAAGAGAATACTCAG GCTGCATCATCCAGTTCACGAATTACATTCCCATCGAAG AATGCCTTGCCTCCTCCATCAAATGAGCCAACATCTCCCTCTGTTTCCAATGGGTCTCTTGAG GTTCAGCGGCCCCTCAATGCTACTCCCTCAGTCGCAGTCCAGAAG AGTAATGGGATTCTTGGAGCAGTGGAAATTTCAAACAGTCCTGGGATTTCTAATGGCATCATTGCTCCAGAGGGAACAAACAATGGCTCATCAAGTTGGTTCAGATCAACATATCTTACGAGAATCCGTAGTGCAACAAGTACTGTGCTACATCGAACAAGTTCCAGCACACAACAATCTTGA
- the LOC8268110 gene encoding protein RSI-1: MASLKCSPLLLVLSLLLLVTFSDMAEAYGSRFRPSDCKPRCTYRCSATSHKKPCMFFCLKCCSKCLCVPPGVYGNKQVCPCYNNWKTKEGKPKCP; this comes from the exons atggccAGCCTCAAGTGCAGCCCCCTCTTGCTGGTGCTTTCCCTTCTTCTGTTGGTCACTTTCTCTGATATGGCTGAG GCCTATGGTTCTAGGTTTCGCCCTTCAG ATTGCAAGCCGAGATGTACATATCGTTGCTCAGCTACATCACACAAGAAGCCATGCATGTTCTTCTGCCTAAAGTGCTGCTCAAAGTGCCTGTGTGTCCCTCCTGGTGTTTATGGTAACAAGCAAGTTTGTCCTTGCTACAATAACTGGAAGACCAAAGAAGGAAAACCCAAATGCCCTTGA